One Procambarus clarkii isolate CNS0578487 chromosome 47, FALCON_Pclarkii_2.0, whole genome shotgun sequence genomic window, CAGAGGGCAGTTTACCCCACGAGACGACACCAGAGGCCGTTTACTCCACGAGACGACACCAGAGGGCCGTTTACTCCACGAGACGACACCAGAGGGCAGTTTACTCCACGAGACGACACCAGAGGGCAGTTTACCCCACGAGACGACACCAGAGGGCAGTTTACCCCACGAGACGACACCAGAGGGCAGTTTACTCCACAGAGACGACACCAGAGGGCAGTTTACTCCACAGAGACGACACCAGAGGGCAGTTTACCCCACGAGACGACACCAGAGGGCAGTTTACTCCACGAGACGACACCAGAGGGCAGTTTACTCCACGAGACGACACCAGAGGGCAGTTTACTCCACGAGACGACACCAGAGGGCAGTTTACTCCACGAGACGACACCAGAGGGCAGTTTACCCCACGAGACGACACCAGAGGGCAGTTTACTCCACGAGACGACACCAGAGGGCACTTTACTCCACGAGACGACACCAGAGGGCAGTTTACTCCACGAGACGACACCAGAGGGCAGTTTACTCCACAGAGACGACACCAGAGGGCCGTTTACTCCACAGAGATGACACCAGAGGGCAGTTTACTCCACAGAGACGACATCGGAGGACCGTGTAGTCCACGAGACGACACCAGAGGGCAGTTTACTCAACGAGACGACACCAGAGGGCAGTTTACTCCACAGAGATGACACCAGAGGGCAGTTTACTCCACGAGACGACACCAGAGGGCAGTTTACTCCACGAGACGACACCAGAGGGCAGTTTACTCCACGAGACGACACCAGAGGGCAGTTTACTCCACAGAGACGACACCAGAGGGCAGTTTACTCCACAGAGACGACACCAGAGGGCAGTTTACTCCACAGAGACGACACCAGAGGGCAGTTTACTCCACAGAGACGACACCAGAGGGCAGTTTACTCCACAGAGACGACATCGGAGGACCGTGTAGTCCACGAGCACATCAGAGGTTAGGCACACTTACAAGTTATCACACGTTAAGCACGAGTGAGTGAATACACGAGTCATTCTGCAGAATTGAATTAGGTCAAGAGACTCTGAACATAAAGCTCGAAGCCGTTGTATGTGAAAGTGCTGACCAGAGGTTCCTGCTCCACTTAATAATACAGCTCCAGCTTACACTATACATGTGTATCCAGGCAGATTATTATGTATATGTTGCCAAGGCGTCCCCATGTTGCCATGGCGATGCCATGTTGCCAAGGCGTCCGCATGTTGCCAAGGCGTCCCCATGTTGCCATGGCGACGCCATGTTGCCAAGGCGTCCGCATGTTGCCAAGGCGTCCGCATGTTGCCAAGGCGTCCCCATGTTGCCATGGCGACGCCATTCTCGCATGACAGAACTAACAATTTCTGCTGGAATGAAGACTTTTGAAAAGTTGAAGTTAGTGTCAGGTGCGGTAGTGTAGACTTAGTAGCGCAGTATTTAACAACTTAAATCATTATCTCTAAATGACAATAAAATTTATGTTCTGTTCCTTGTAGGAACATACATTATCAATATTTCACTCCTCACCTcactcccccaacacacacaaacacacacacacacacacacacacacacacacacacacacacacacacacacacacgagtctgtacacctgttgattggcggttgtgaggcgggaccaaagagccagagctcaaccccccgcaagcacaactaggtgagtacaactaggtgagtacaactaggtgagtacacacgcacacagtctataacgcaaaaattatgaggaggattgaaactgaggatgatagtagaaggctacaagatgacctagacagactgagtgaatggtccaacaaatggctgttgaagatcaacccgagtaaatgcaaagtaatgaaactaggcagtggaaacaggaggccagacacaagatacagaacaggagatgaagttcttaatgaaacggacagaaagaaagatctaggagttgatatcacaccaaacctgtctcctgaagcccacataaagagaataacgtctgcggcatatgcgaggctggctaacatcagaacagcgttcaggaacctgtgtaaggaatcattcagaatcttgtaaaccacatatgtaagaccaatcctggagtatgcggccccagcatggagcccgtaccttgtcaagcacaagacgaagctggaaaatgtccaaaggtatgccacttgactagtcccagaactaagaggcatgaattacgaggaaaggctgcgggaaatgcaccttatgacactggaagacagaagagtaaggggagaaatgatcacaacctacaaaatcctcagaggaatcgaccgggtaaacaaggataaactattcaacacttttggtacgcgaacaaggggacacaggtggaaactgagtacccacatgagccacagagacgttagaaggaactttttcagtgtcagagtagttaacggatggaatgcattaggcagtgatgtggtggaggctgactccatacacagttttaaatgtagatatgatagagcccagtaggctcaggaatctgtacaccagttgattgacagttgagaggcgggaccaaagagccaaagctcaacccccgcaagcacaaataggtgagtacaaataggtgagtacacacacacacacaccggacttacgggggccggtggctgactggacagcacgctggacgcgtgatcctgtggtcccgccttcgattcccggcgctggtGAGAAatcatgggcagagtttctttcaccctgatgcacctgttacctagcagtaaacaggtacctgggagttagtcagctcccAGTTGGgggttgctttttttttttttgggggggggaagtagttagtaaacagttgattgacagttgagaggcgggccgaaagagcagagctcaccctccacaagcacaactaggtgaatacagctaggtgaatacacatccgAGGGTAAAGAGGCAGGTCCCAGGAGCTATAGCAGCTCGACCCTTCGCACAAGTTCGGACATTACACGGAAATCGTAGTCCTTAATGGcatggttcgattcccggcgagagagaaacaaatgggcagtttccttcaccTGATGCTGCTGTTGACTTAGCAGTAAACTCTCCTTCGTGACTCTTCTACGAGACTCTCCTACACTTCTCTCCTACACGAGTCTCCAACACTGCAACACGACTCTCCAACACGACTCCCCAACACGACTCTCCAACACGACTCCCCAACACGACTCTCCAACACTCCAACACGACTCTCCAACACGACTCTCTAACACGACTCTCCGTCACGACTCTCCATCACGACTCTCCATCACGACTCTCCAACACGACCCTCCATCACGATTCTCCAACACGACCCTCCATCACGACTCTCCATCACGACTCTCCATCACGACTCTCTAACACGACTCTCCATCACGACTCTCTAACACGACTCTCCATCACGACTCTCCATCACGACTCTCTAACACGACTCTCCATCACGACTCTCCATCACGACTCTCCATCACGACTCTCTAACACGACTCTCCATCACGACTCTCTAACACGACTCTCCATCACGACTCTCCATCACGACTCTCCATCACGACTCTCTAACACGACTCTCCATCACGACTCTCCATCACGACTCTCCATCACGACTCTTCAACACGACTCTCCAACACTCCAACACGACTCTCCAACACGACTCTCCATCACGACTCTCCATCACGACTCCAACACTCCAACACGACTCTCCAACACTCCAACACGACTCTCCATCACGACTCACCATCACGACTCTCCAACACTCAAACACGACTCTCCAACACGACTCTCCAACACTCCAACACGACTCTCCAACACGACTCTCCATCACGACTCTCCATCGCGACTCTCCATCACGACTCTCCAACACGACTCTCCAACACTCCAACACGACTCTCCATCACGACTCTCTAACACTCCATCACGACTCTCCATCACGACTCTCCAACACTCAAACACGACTCTCCAACACTCAAACACGACTCTCCAACACTCCAACACGACTCTCCATTATGACCCTCCATCACGACTCTCTAACACGACTCTCCAACACGACTCTCCAACACGACTCTGCTACACGACTCTCCAACACGACTCTGCTACACGACTCACCAACACGACTCTGCTACACGACTCTCCAAGCCCTAACACGACAAACAGTCCATGtgtggtgagagagtgagagtgaggtgaGGTGCAATAGTGaggtgaggtgtgtgatgaaGAAGTGAAACAATGAGGTAACACGGTGAGTGAGTTCAGGtgataaggaaagagagagatgatATAATGAAGTGAATAAAAAAGGTAAAATAGTTTGTTTTTTTTGTGAGGTGAGATGAAATATGAGGTAAAATGATGAAGCGAGACATGAGGTGAAAGACAAAGATGAGACACGCACCAGAAGTGAGGAAAGACAAAAAAATTCTCAAAGTAGGAAAAtatgtagtgagagagagagagagcgccttTTTGCCCTCATTATCACTTAAGCTTAGTAAGCTGGTAAAACTTTATCAGCTTATCCTGATTACACAAAACTAATAAAACACTGGGACAAATGCCTTTAAAAGTCTATGTTAACATTTTTCCTGACCTTTTCACGTGTATATAAGCACAGAAATATGCAAAATAGTTGTTGTGCCACGATGTTGTGTCGAGTCGTGAAAATGTCGTGTCACGATAAACAGTAAGGCTCGTGAAATTTAACTTTCCCTCGATAATCAATAACCCGCCTGGCCTCATATATCTCAGTGTAAATAGGTCTAGCGTAGAATTGAAATCTAAGTGAAATCCACTAGTTTACTGGGGcgaattcaacccgtcctcttaaaaataacgtcgcttttcgcttgtGTGCGCGCTATGGCAGAAagtggtcgtaatttgaaatgaaatcgactcacaaaagtgacgtactgtccgtactttctatttgagtcgtcctgcttactcggtaaggtttgaagaggaaactttcaaataacgtttttcataacgttttgaaacttatgagaatttcctgcacaCCTAACctcccagaggacccttaacttactgttgttgaaaaaaaaatcccaaatttattttcattttttttcattttcgaaTTACgttcactttcggccatacgggcaaacggccaaaagcgacgttatttttaagaggacaggttgatttttaagaggacaggttgggcgaATTATCAACAGAACACCGCTTTTTATATACACAAATCTCTtattaggcccgatttgcctaataagccaagatttcatgaatttatgtttttctaattttttttcaaatgaaatgataaagttatccatttcattatgttgaatgaattttttttaatttgagttaaaactgacgtagatatatgaccgaacctaaccaaccctacctaacctaatctatctaaaCTACGTGTCATCCTCTAAATCACCCAGAGATCAGTGAAGGTGGCTACAAGCTGACCCCCAGTCAACCGACAGTACGAACACTGTGCAATATATGACTCCACACGCAGTACAGAAAACAATCAGAATAATACTATATTGTTTTAGGTAATAATCAACTCGGGAACATACACAGATGTTCACTACACAAaatatagtattatatatatatatatatatatatatatatatatatatatatatatatatatatatatatatatatatatatatatatatatatatatatatatatatatatatatatatatatatatattagtatattttttggtagcagtctttcctgtagacatatattattaaatatgaccgaaaaagtaagattaataattctaacacgaattttctcaatctttcgtacattacgcttcactgttggaggtaaatcaaaaattaattctccaaaattcatttttatttctagtctgacacgacacgggcgcgtttcgtaaaacttattacattttcaaagactttagttcacaaatacacaacttaatagaacttacgtatctccgattttatatctacatttgagtgaggtggaaggggtgatgtggcattaacacaagacagaacaagatgtggcattaatagggtattaatttcatcaacacaagacagaacaagagtattaatagggtattaatttcatcaacacaagacagaacacgaaacaatggatattgaatagaagtgtttgtagaaagcctattggtccatatttcttgatgcttctatattggagcggagtcttgaggtgggtagaatatagttgtgcagtaattggctgttgattgctggtgttgacttcttgatgtgtagtgcctcgcaaacgtcaagccgcctgctatcgctgtatctatcgatgatttctgtgttgtttactaggatttctctggcgatggtttggttgtgggaagagattatatgtttcttaatggagccctgttgcttatgcatcggtaaacgcctagaaagagatgttgttgtcttgcctatatactgggttttttggagcttacagtccccaagagggcatttgaaggcatagacgatgttagtctcttttaaagcgttctgttttgtgtctggagagtttctcatgagtaggctggccgtttttctggttttatagtaaattgtcagttgtatcctctgatttttgtctgtagggataacgtttctattaacaatatctttcaggaccctttcctccgttttatgagctgtggaaaagaagttcctgtaaaatagtctaatagggggtataggtgttgtgttagttgtctcttcagaggttgcatggcttttcactttccttcttatgatgtctgctacaaaaccattggagaagccgttattgactaggacctggcttaccctacagagttcttcgtcgacttgcttccattctgagctgtggctgagagcacggtcgacatatgcgttaacaacactcctcttgtacctgtctgggcagtcgctgttggcatttaggcacattcctatgttcgtttccttagtgtagactgcagtgtggaaacctccgcccttttccatgactgttacatctagaaagggcagcttcccatccttttccatctcgtaagtgaaacgcagcacggaactctgctcaaatgcctccttcagctcctgcagatgtctgacatcaggtacctgtgtaaaaatgtcatcaacatacctgcagtatatggccggtttcaagttcatgtcgactaagactttttgctcgatggtacccatgtagaagtttgcaaacagaacacctaggggagaacccattacgaccccatctacttgcttatacatgtgcccatccgggctcaagaagggtgcctctttagtacaagcttggagtagtttcctcagaatattttctggtatgtcaagaggagtacaggctggatcacgatacactctgtcggctatcattccgattgtctcgtccacaggtacgttggtaaacagcgattctacgtccaacgaggctcttatccctgtggcccgtgtgccccgcagtaagtcaacaaattcctttggagacttcaggctgaaggcgcaaggaacataaggagtcagcaggccgttgagtcgcttcgccagtctgtacgtgggtgtgggtatctggctaatgattggccgaagtgggtttccaggcttgtgtgtcttgacatttccatacgcatatccaggtttatattccccaatgatctttggcgggtggagtccggatttcttggcgttcacagtttcgatcagtttgttgacctttgcttttaattcggctgtagtgtccttcgttaccctttggaacttagtttggtcagagagtatgatgttcattttcgccagatattcgtcttttttaagaatgacatatattggcgacttgtcacctctcctgacaactatctccttgttctcacgaaggcttttagctgccgctttaagctcgggggacagtatggtgcttctgtaattgcctcgattctttcctccttctgcaataagttctgcttgtaaggtatctttggtagtgaccttcttttgtgtctcgaggtcgaatatgtcgtccaacagaatttccaactctactttccgggccatctcactcggtctggacataacatgacagtttatgcccagatttaggagagtgatttggtcctcagtgaggttaattcctgcaaggtccaggaagccatctcttggtcgtggaattgccataggtcctccatataaagttgttagtttcttgataatccttgtttcagtgctgaggtgatgttggtctgtgaggatgtcgaggtgttgttcaatgcgggtacggatactttcgtcgatgttgctatttctccactcgtttgtagcatgaagtagttgcgttttgttgtctttgatttcattctctgccttgtatatctgatcacgaatcagatcctggcgatattttatcgtgaaggcttgattccttgctgctgggtcgtgcgctttaatattagtatattttggtagcagtgtttcctgtagacatatattattaaatatgaccgaaaaaagtaagattaataattctaacacgaattttctcaatctttcgtacatttcgtttcactgttggaggtaaataaaaaatcaattctccaaaattcatttatatttctagtctgacgcgacacgagcgcgtttcgtaaaacttattacattttcaaagactttagttcacaaatacacaactgaatagaacttacgcatctccgattttatatctacatttgagtgaggtggtaggggtgatgtggcattaacacaagacagaacaagatgtggcattaatagggtattaatttcatcaacacaagacagaacaagagtattaatagggtattaatttcatcaacacaagacagaacacgaaacaatggatattgaatagaagtgtttgtagaaagcctattggtccatatttcttgatgcttctatattggagcggagtcttgaggtgggtagaatataggtgtgcagtaattggctgttgattgctggtgttgacttcttgatgtgtagtgcctcgcaaacgtcaaaccgcctgctatcactgtatctatcgatgatttctgtgttgtttactaggatttctctggcgatggtttggttgtgggaagagattatatgttccttaatggagccctgttgcttatgcatcgttaaacgcctagaaagagatgttgttgtcttgcctatatacagggttttttggagcttacagtccccaagagggcatttgaaggcatagacgacgttagtctcttttaaagcgttctgttttgtgtctggagagtttctcatgagtaggctggccgtttttctggttttatagtaaattgtcagttgtatcctctgatttttgtctgtagggataacgtttctattaacaatatctttcaggaccctttcgtccgttttatgagctgtggaaaagaagttcctgtaaaatagtctaatagggggtataggtgttgtgttagttgtctcttcagaggttgcatggcttttcactttccttcttatgatgtcttcgacgaaaccattggagaagccgttattgactaggacctgccttaccctacagagttcttcatcgacttgcttccattctgagctgtggctgagagcacggtcgacatatgcgttaacaacactcctcttgtacctgtctgggcagtcgctgttggcatttaggcacattcctatgttcgtttccttagtgtagactgcagtgtggaaacctccgcccgtttccatgactgttacatctagaaagggcagcttcccatccttttccatctcgtaagagaaaggcagcacggaactctgctcaaatgcctccttcagctcctgcagttgtctgacatcaggtacctgtgtaaaaatgtcgtcaacatacctgcagtatatggccggtttcaagttcatgtcgactaagactttttgctcgatggtacccatgtagaagtttgcaaacagaacacctaggggagaacccattacgaccccatctacttgcttatacatgtgcccatccgggctcaagaagggtgcctctttagtacaagcttggagtagtttcctcagaatattttctggtatgtcaagaggagtacaggctggatcacgatacactctgtcggctatcattccgattgtctcgtccacaggtacgttggtaaacagcgattctacgtccaacgaggctcttatccctgtggcccgtgtgccccgcagtaagtcaacaaattcctttggagacttcaggctgaaggcgcaaggaacataaggagtcagcaggccgttgagtcgcttcgccagtctgtacgtgggtgtgggtatctggctaatgattggccgaagtgggtttccaggcttgtgtgtcttgacatttccatacgcatatccaggtttatattccccaatgatctttggcaggtggagtccggatttcttggcgttcacagtttcgatcagtttgttgacctttgcttttaattcggctgtagtgtccttcgttaccctttggaacttagtttggtcagagagtatgatgttcattttcgccagatattcgtcttttttaagaatgacatatattggcgacttgtcacctctcctgacaactatctccttgttctcacgaaggcttttagctgccgctttaagctcgggggacagtatggtgcttctgtaattgcctcgattctttcctccttctgcaataagttctgcttgtaaggtatctttggtagtgaccttcttttgtgtctcgaggtcgaatatgtcgtccaacagaatttccaactctactttccgggccatctcactcggtctggacataacatgacagtttatgcccagatttaggagagtgatttggtcctcagtgaggttaattcctgcaaggtccaggaagccatctcttggtcgtggaattgccataggtcctccatataaagttgttagtttcttgataatccttgtttcagtgctgaggtgatgttggtctgtgaggatgtcgaggtgttgttcaatgcgggtacggatactttcgtcgatgttgctatttctccactcgtttgtagcatgaagtagttgcgttttggtgtctttgatttcattctctgccttgtatatctgatcacgaatcagatcctggcgatattttatcgtgaaggcttgattccttgctgctgggtcgtgcgctttaatattagtatattttggtagcagtctttcctgtagacatatattattaaatatgaccgaaaaagtaagattaataattctaacacgaattttctcaatctttcgtacatttcgtttcactgttggaggtaaataaaaaatcaattctccaaaattc contains:
- the LOC138350794 gene encoding putative uncharacterized protein ENSP00000383309; the protein is MLPRRPHVAKASPCCHGDAMLPRRPHVAKASACCQGVPMLPWRRHSRMTELTISAGMKTFEKLKLVSVSNTATRLSNTTPQHDSPTRLPNTTLQHSNTTLQHDSLTRLSVTTLHHDSPSRLSNTTLHHDSPTRPSITTLHHDSPSRLSNTTLHHDSLTRLSITTLHHDSLTRLSITTLHHDSPSRLSNTTLHHDSLTRLSITTLHHDSPSRLSNTTLHHDSPSRLSITTLQHDSPTLQHDSPTRLSITTLHHDSNTPTRLSNTPTRLSITTHHHDSPTLKHDSPTRLSNTPTRLSNTTLHHDSPSRLSITTLQHDSPTLQHDSPSRLSNTPSRLSITTLQHSNTTLQHSNTTLQHSNTTLHYDPPSRLSNTTLQHDSPTRLCYTTLQHDSATRLTNTTLLHDSPSPNTTNSPCVVRE
- the LOC138350793 gene encoding uncharacterized protein, with protein sequence MTLSSLLHRDDTRGRLPHETTPEGRLPHETTPEGRLPHKTTPEGSLLHETTPEGSLPHKTTPEGSLLHETTPEGSLPHKTTPEGSLPHKTTPEGSLLHRDDTRGQFTPRDDTRGQFTPRDDTRGQFTPQRRHQRAVYSTEMTPEGSLPHETTPEAVYSTRRHQRAVYPTRRHQRPFTPRDDTRGPFTPRDDTRGQFTPRDDTRGQFTPRDDTRGQFTPRDDTRGQFTPQRRHQRAVYSTETTPEGSLPHETTPEGSLLHETTPEGSLLHETTPEGSLLHETTPEGSLLHETTPEGSLPHETTPEGSLLHETTPEGTLLHETTPEGSLLHETTPEGSLLHRDDTRGPFTPQR